A genomic segment from Polyangium mundeleinium encodes:
- a CDS encoding acyl-CoA desaturase, with amino-acid sequence MQTVPDSKPSITVVAGSKWSLSELFHVAALVAMHVGLVIAFVRGPTWRLVALAFATYLVRMFAITAAYHRYFSHRSFKTSRLFQLVLAFLGTTAVQKGPLWWAAAHRVHHKHSDTERDVHSPLRRGFWYAHLGWWMGRNHQETRLDLVPDLAGYPELRWIDRYHVIGSAALIAAVTIPFGFDGFLWGYVVSTVVLMHATFTINSLAHVWGSRRYATKDTSRNNAFLALLTLGEGWHNNHHHYMSSANQGFFWWEIDISFYVLRALEKLGLVWDLRRPPERMLRKDLVAEVGERAPLLLGKETSSEEDVAPSLARTATRVS; translated from the coding sequence GTGCAAACGGTCCCGGATTCAAAGCCCTCCATCACGGTTGTCGCCGGCTCGAAGTGGTCGCTGTCCGAGCTCTTCCACGTCGCCGCGCTCGTCGCGATGCACGTGGGCCTCGTCATCGCGTTCGTGCGTGGTCCGACGTGGCGCCTCGTCGCGCTCGCCTTCGCGACCTACCTCGTGCGCATGTTCGCGATCACGGCCGCGTACCATCGCTACTTCTCGCACCGCAGTTTCAAGACGAGCCGGCTCTTCCAGCTCGTGCTCGCGTTCCTCGGCACGACGGCCGTGCAGAAGGGGCCGCTCTGGTGGGCCGCGGCGCACCGCGTTCACCACAAGCACTCCGACACCGAGCGCGACGTGCACAGCCCCCTGCGTCGCGGCTTCTGGTACGCCCACCTCGGCTGGTGGATGGGTCGCAACCACCAAGAGACGCGGCTCGATCTGGTCCCCGATCTCGCCGGGTATCCCGAGCTCCGCTGGATCGATCGCTACCACGTGATCGGATCGGCCGCGCTCATCGCTGCGGTCACGATCCCCTTCGGCTTCGACGGCTTCCTGTGGGGCTACGTCGTCTCGACGGTCGTGCTCATGCACGCGACGTTCACGATCAACTCGCTCGCGCACGTGTGGGGATCACGCCGGTACGCGACGAAGGACACGAGCCGCAACAACGCGTTCCTCGCGCTCCTCACGCTCGGCGAGGGCTGGCACAACAACCACCACCACTACATGTCGAGCGCGAACCAGGGCTTCTTCTGGTGGGAGATCGACATCAGCTTCTACGTGCTCCGCGCGCTCGAGAAGCTCGGCCTCGTGTGGGATCTGCGCCGTCCGCCCGAGCGCATGCTGCGCAAGGATCTCGTCGCGGAGGTGGGCGAGCGCGCGCCGCTGCTCCTCGGCAAGGAGACGTCGAGCGAGGAGGACGTCGCGCCCTCGCTCGCTCGTACGGCGACGCGCGTCAGTTGA